A window from Zingiber officinale cultivar Zhangliang chromosome 7A, Zo_v1.1, whole genome shotgun sequence encodes these proteins:
- the LOC121999226 gene encoding uncharacterized protein LOC121999226, producing PLAIILKENRLTGHNYIDWERNLDIVLTAEGYKFVLSEECPETPSNDSTPEEIQYHSKWVKADEMARCYILASMSNVLQHQHQDLPTAYDIMNNLKELFGHQNRAARQEAMRKLMTTTMTEGTPVRDHILKMMAYLNEIQVLGGEIDGETQVDIILQTLPRSFEHFRLNYNMNKRMYSLAKLLTELQAAEGLFRQHSQIHYVENGSTSKPKGKKKKMSVDHELEGRYPGAMSVI from the coding sequence ccactggccatcatactaaaagagaacagacttactggtcataactacatagattgggaaaggaacctggacattgttcttactgctgagggctataagtttgtactgtcagaggaatgcccagaaacacctagcaatgattctaccccagaggagattcagtatcatagtaaatgggtaaaagctgatgagatggcgcggtgttacatcttggcttcgatgtcaaatgtattgcaacatcagcatcaggacttaccaacagcctatgatataatgaacaatctcaaggaactcttcggacatcagaatcgggctgctaggcaagaggcaatgagaaaactgatgacaaccaccatgactgaggggactcccgtgagggatcatattctcaagatgatggcttacttaaacgaaatacaagttcttggaggggaaattgatggggaaacccaggtcgatatcatcctccaaacgctgcccagaagttttgagcattttcgcctgaactataatatgaataaaaggatgtattcattggcgaaacttctgacagaacttcaggcagccgaagggttgtttcgtcaacattctcaaattcactatgttgaaaatggttctacttctaagccaaaaggcaagaagaagaag